A window of Littorina saxatilis isolate snail1 linkage group LG7, US_GU_Lsax_2.0, whole genome shotgun sequence contains these coding sequences:
- the LOC138971198 gene encoding C-signal-like — MSPKSVLITGASRGLGFEFVKCILSQPSPPEILFATCRDPSSADALQALAKENDSLKILKMDVTKDSEIESAFEETQRTLEDKGLNLLINNAGIYDKSDSGSLETQTRERLQSHFETNVTAPVLTVKQFLPLLKRAAANNASLPMSYNRAAVVNVSSSMGSVQRTLEGSAYNGCHYRATKTALNMLTATMSSELKDCGILVAAIHPGWVKTDMGGQQAALDKSTSIENCWSVISSMKETSTGKMLSYDGSVMPW; from the exons ATGAGTCCTAAATCTGTGTTGATAACAGGCGCAAGCCGAGGTTTGGGTTTTGAGTTTGTAAAATGCATTCTTTCCCAGCCCTCTCCGCCAGAGATTCTCTTCGCAACTTGCCGCGACCCATCAAGTGCAGACGCACTCCAAGCACTCGCCAAAGAAAATGACAGTCTCAAAATCCTCAAAATGGATGTTACAAAAGACAGCGAGATAGAGTCAGCGTTCGAGGAGACGCAAAGGACCCTGGAAGACAAGGGTTTGAATCTGCTGATCAACAATGCTGGCATATATGACAAAAGTGATTCTGGGTCTTTGGAGACACAAACCCGAGAGAGGTTGCAGTCCCACTTTGAGACCAATGTTACCG CGCCAGTGCTAACCGTCAAACAGTTCCTCCCACTTCTCAAGAGAGCGGCTGCTAACAACGCCTCTCTCCCCATGAGCTACAACAGGGCAGCTGTCGTCAATGTTTCCTCCAGCATGGGCTCCGTTCAACGGACGCTGGAAGGGTCTGCATACAATGGCTGCCATTACCGTGCCACCAAGACTGCTCTCAACATGCTGACCGCCACCATGTCCTCCGAGCTGAAGGATTGTGGGATACTCGTGGCGGCGATCCATCCTGGGTGGGTGAAGACGGACATGGGCGGACAACAAGCGGCTTTGGATAAGAGCACCAGCATTGAAAATTGCTGGTCCGTCATTTCTTCTATGAAGGAAACATCAACGGGAAAGATGCTCAGTTATGATGGGAGTGTAATGCCATGGTAA